In Salmo salar chromosome ssa15, Ssal_v3.1, whole genome shotgun sequence, one genomic interval encodes:
- the LOC106571159 gene encoding protein eva-1 homolog A isoform X2, whose amino-acid sequence MNPVINATTGSTNMALISSALAAYNYIADHPERAALYFLCGVCLGLFFTLFALVVQISCRTDCQPRRRPGTTTKKRPRPSDSSSDSRDSDSDTTSDLSARRHRRFERTLNMNVFTSAEELERAQRLEERERIIREIWMNGQPDIPGTRSLNRYY is encoded by the exons ATGAACCCTGTAATCAACGCTACGACGGGCAGCACCAACATGGCCCTCATCAGTAGCGCACTGGCAGCCTACAACTACATAGCAG ACCACCCAGAGCGTGCAGCTCTCTACTTCCTGTGTGGCGTGTGCCTGGGCCTCTTCTTTACCCTCTTTGCTCTGGTGGTCCAGATCTCATGCCGCACCGACTGCCAACCCCGCCGTCGCCCCGGCACCACCACCAAGAAGCGTCCGCGGCCCTCCGACTCCTCGTCCGACTCCAGAGACTCGGACTCGGACACCACGTCAGACCTGTCGGCCCGCCGCCACCGCCGTTTCGAGCGCACGCTCAACATGAATGTGTTCACATCAGCGGAGGAGCTGGAGCGTGCACAGcggctggaggagagggagaggatcaTACGAGAGATCTGGATGAACGGTCAGCCGGATATACCCGGGACGCGCAGCCTTAACCGCTACTACTGA
- the efhc1 gene encoding EF-hand domain-containing protein 1 isoform X1 — protein MSINTGHGLPFLPGNTFRDVTKSAHHRPQTLSYKNGYALPHRPKVGIGQAPLLSSELTQSEINQFSNQTSALTYGTTHYSPALDFIPAHVAYDKKVLRFYGYFQQEVLHSPQEGYRVRPVVLYYYLEDDSMCIMEPVVENSGIPQGKLIKRQRLPKNDRGDHYHWKDLNVGMDLVVYGTVYRVTHCDSYTQDFMESEGLVLNDAEPTPVDPYIQRRTQPGRSYITPSVFDRLKQFLTMDRKVLRFFALWDHTDSLYGEARPVTIQYYLVDDSVEIREVHEPNSGRDPFPVLLRRQRLPKNIKPACKPFPSCVLEVSPQEVHQYYSPKDFQVGETLQLMGRRFLLYDCDEFTKAYYQKEHPDLELKPKPVVKKTTELHDRHEVPPYNGFGSLEDSLQNCLSLIPEPPKKDLMKMLENDHKVLRYAARMDSQNPQDEGRRFIFSYFLSSDMISIFEQSTRNSGIISGQFLEKTRIPKPGCTVDKPEFYGPADFAIGDTVEVFRHRFVLTDADHYVLKYLESISDQLPSRTLNSLRQRLGVADQEVDPHTDPQSEDIERAEASS, from the exons ATGTCGATCAACACGGGACATGGCTTACCATTTTTGCCAGGAAACACCTTTCGGGATGTTACG AAGTCAGCTCACCATCGTCCTCAAACCCTGTCTTATAAGAATGGCTATGCCCTGCCGCACCGGCCCAAGGTTGGCATCGGACAAGCCCCTCTCCTGTCCAGTGAGCTGACCCAGAGTGAGATCAACCAGTTTTCCAATCAGACGTCTGCTCTCACCTATGGCACCACCCACTACAGCCCAGCACTGGACTTCATCCCTGCTCATGTCGCTTATGACAAGAAG GTGCTGCGCTTCTATGGCTACTTCCAGCAGGAGGTGCTGCACTCGCCCCAGGAGGGTTACCGCGTGCGCCCTGTGGTCCTTTACTACTACCTGGAGGATGACAGCATGTGTATCATGGAACCGGTGGTGGAGAACTCTGGGATACCACAG GGCAAGCTGATCAAGCGCCAGAGGCTGCCCAAGAATGACCGTGGCGACCACTACCACTGGAAAGATCTCAACGTGGGCATGGACCTGGTAGTGTACGGCACCGTCTACCGCGTCACACACTGTGACAGCTACACACAG GACTTCATGGAGAGCGAGGGTCTGGTTTTGAACGACGCTGAGCCGACCCCGGTCGACCCGTACATCCAGCGGCGCACCCAGCCTGGACGCTCCTACATCACCCCATCTGTCTTCGACCGCCTCAAGCAGTTCCTCACCATGGACCGCAAG GTGCTGCGTTTCTTTGCGCTGTGGGACCACACTGACTCTCTGTACGGGGAGGCCAGGCCTGTAACAATCCAGTACTATCTGGTGGATGACTCAGTGGAGATCCGAGAAGTCCATGAGCCCAACAGTGGCCGGGACCCATTCCCTGTGCTGCTACGCAGACAGAGGCTGCCCAAGAACATCAAACCAGCCTGCA AGCCCTTCCCTAGCTGTGTACTGGAGGTGTCCCCCCAGGAGGTGCACCAGTACTACTCGCCCAAGGACTTCCAGGTGGGCGAGACCCTGCAACTGATGGGCCGGCGCTTCCTGCTCTACGACTGTGACGAGTTCACCAAGGCCTACTATCAGAAGGAACACCCCGACCTGGAGCTCAAACCCAAACCTGTGGTCAAGAAGACCACAGAGCTGCACGACAGGCATGAG GTTCCGCCCTACAATGGTTTTGGTTCACTTGAGGACTCCCTTCAAAATTGCCTGTCTCTGATCCCTGAGCCCCCTAAGAAGGATCTAATGAAAATGCTGGAGAATGACCACAAAGTTCTGCGCTATGCTGCCAGGATG GACTCCCAGAATCCCCAGGACGAGGGCCGCCGCTTCATCTTCTCCTACTTCCTGTCCAGTGATATGATCAGCATCTTCGAGCAATCAACACGCAACTCCGGCATCATCAGCGGCCAGTTCCTGGAAAAGACACGCATCCCCAAGCCGGGCTGCACCGTGGACAAGCCCGAGTTCTATGGCCCGGCCGACTTTGCCATCGGAGACACCGTGGAGG TTTTCAGACACCGCTTTGTACTGACCGATGCTGACCACTACGTGCTGAAGTACCTGGAGTCCATCTCGGATCAACTCCCCTCTCGCACCCTGAACTCCCTGAGACAGAGGCTGGGCGTGGCTGACCAGGAGGTGGACCCCCACACTGACCCGCAGTCAG AGGACATTGAAAGAGCGGAAGCCTCTTCTTGA
- the efhc1 gene encoding EF-hand domain-containing protein 1 isoform X2 translates to MSINTGHGLPFLPGNTFRDVTSAHHRPQTLSYKNGYALPHRPKVGIGQAPLLSSELTQSEINQFSNQTSALTYGTTHYSPALDFIPAHVAYDKKVLRFYGYFQQEVLHSPQEGYRVRPVVLYYYLEDDSMCIMEPVVENSGIPQGKLIKRQRLPKNDRGDHYHWKDLNVGMDLVVYGTVYRVTHCDSYTQDFMESEGLVLNDAEPTPVDPYIQRRTQPGRSYITPSVFDRLKQFLTMDRKVLRFFALWDHTDSLYGEARPVTIQYYLVDDSVEIREVHEPNSGRDPFPVLLRRQRLPKNIKPACKPFPSCVLEVSPQEVHQYYSPKDFQVGETLQLMGRRFLLYDCDEFTKAYYQKEHPDLELKPKPVVKKTTELHDRHEVPPYNGFGSLEDSLQNCLSLIPEPPKKDLMKMLENDHKVLRYAARMDSQNPQDEGRRFIFSYFLSSDMISIFEQSTRNSGIISGQFLEKTRIPKPGCTVDKPEFYGPADFAIGDTVEVFRHRFVLTDADHYVLKYLESISDQLPSRTLNSLRQRLGVADQEVDPHTDPQSEDIERAEASS, encoded by the exons ATGTCGATCAACACGGGACATGGCTTACCATTTTTGCCAGGAAACACCTTTCGGGATGTTACG TCAGCTCACCATCGTCCTCAAACCCTGTCTTATAAGAATGGCTATGCCCTGCCGCACCGGCCCAAGGTTGGCATCGGACAAGCCCCTCTCCTGTCCAGTGAGCTGACCCAGAGTGAGATCAACCAGTTTTCCAATCAGACGTCTGCTCTCACCTATGGCACCACCCACTACAGCCCAGCACTGGACTTCATCCCTGCTCATGTCGCTTATGACAAGAAG GTGCTGCGCTTCTATGGCTACTTCCAGCAGGAGGTGCTGCACTCGCCCCAGGAGGGTTACCGCGTGCGCCCTGTGGTCCTTTACTACTACCTGGAGGATGACAGCATGTGTATCATGGAACCGGTGGTGGAGAACTCTGGGATACCACAG GGCAAGCTGATCAAGCGCCAGAGGCTGCCCAAGAATGACCGTGGCGACCACTACCACTGGAAAGATCTCAACGTGGGCATGGACCTGGTAGTGTACGGCACCGTCTACCGCGTCACACACTGTGACAGCTACACACAG GACTTCATGGAGAGCGAGGGTCTGGTTTTGAACGACGCTGAGCCGACCCCGGTCGACCCGTACATCCAGCGGCGCACCCAGCCTGGACGCTCCTACATCACCCCATCTGTCTTCGACCGCCTCAAGCAGTTCCTCACCATGGACCGCAAG GTGCTGCGTTTCTTTGCGCTGTGGGACCACACTGACTCTCTGTACGGGGAGGCCAGGCCTGTAACAATCCAGTACTATCTGGTGGATGACTCAGTGGAGATCCGAGAAGTCCATGAGCCCAACAGTGGCCGGGACCCATTCCCTGTGCTGCTACGCAGACAGAGGCTGCCCAAGAACATCAAACCAGCCTGCA AGCCCTTCCCTAGCTGTGTACTGGAGGTGTCCCCCCAGGAGGTGCACCAGTACTACTCGCCCAAGGACTTCCAGGTGGGCGAGACCCTGCAACTGATGGGCCGGCGCTTCCTGCTCTACGACTGTGACGAGTTCACCAAGGCCTACTATCAGAAGGAACACCCCGACCTGGAGCTCAAACCCAAACCTGTGGTCAAGAAGACCACAGAGCTGCACGACAGGCATGAG GTTCCGCCCTACAATGGTTTTGGTTCACTTGAGGACTCCCTTCAAAATTGCCTGTCTCTGATCCCTGAGCCCCCTAAGAAGGATCTAATGAAAATGCTGGAGAATGACCACAAAGTTCTGCGCTATGCTGCCAGGATG GACTCCCAGAATCCCCAGGACGAGGGCCGCCGCTTCATCTTCTCCTACTTCCTGTCCAGTGATATGATCAGCATCTTCGAGCAATCAACACGCAACTCCGGCATCATCAGCGGCCAGTTCCTGGAAAAGACACGCATCCCCAAGCCGGGCTGCACCGTGGACAAGCCCGAGTTCTATGGCCCGGCCGACTTTGCCATCGGAGACACCGTGGAGG TTTTCAGACACCGCTTTGTACTGACCGATGCTGACCACTACGTGCTGAAGTACCTGGAGTCCATCTCGGATCAACTCCCCTCTCGCACCCTGAACTCCCTGAGACAGAGGCTGGGCGTGGCTGACCAGGAGGTGGACCCCCACACTGACCCGCAGTCAG AGGACATTGAAAGAGCGGAAGCCTCTTCTTGA
- the efhc1 gene encoding EF-hand domain-containing protein 1 isoform X3: MSINTGHGLPFLPGNTFRDVTNGYALPHRPKVGIGQAPLLSSELTQSEINQFSNQTSALTYGTTHYSPALDFIPAHVAYDKKVLRFYGYFQQEVLHSPQEGYRVRPVVLYYYLEDDSMCIMEPVVENSGIPQGKLIKRQRLPKNDRGDHYHWKDLNVGMDLVVYGTVYRVTHCDSYTQDFMESEGLVLNDAEPTPVDPYIQRRTQPGRSYITPSVFDRLKQFLTMDRKVLRFFALWDHTDSLYGEARPVTIQYYLVDDSVEIREVHEPNSGRDPFPVLLRRQRLPKNIKPACKPFPSCVLEVSPQEVHQYYSPKDFQVGETLQLMGRRFLLYDCDEFTKAYYQKEHPDLELKPKPVVKKTTELHDRHEVPPYNGFGSLEDSLQNCLSLIPEPPKKDLMKMLENDHKVLRYAARMDSQNPQDEGRRFIFSYFLSSDMISIFEQSTRNSGIISGQFLEKTRIPKPGCTVDKPEFYGPADFAIGDTVEVFRHRFVLTDADHYVLKYLESISDQLPSRTLNSLRQRLGVADQEVDPHTDPQSEDIERAEASS, from the exons ATGTCGATCAACACGGGACATGGCTTACCATTTTTGCCAGGAAACACCTTTCGGGATGTTACG AATGGCTATGCCCTGCCGCACCGGCCCAAGGTTGGCATCGGACAAGCCCCTCTCCTGTCCAGTGAGCTGACCCAGAGTGAGATCAACCAGTTTTCCAATCAGACGTCTGCTCTCACCTATGGCACCACCCACTACAGCCCAGCACTGGACTTCATCCCTGCTCATGTCGCTTATGACAAGAAG GTGCTGCGCTTCTATGGCTACTTCCAGCAGGAGGTGCTGCACTCGCCCCAGGAGGGTTACCGCGTGCGCCCTGTGGTCCTTTACTACTACCTGGAGGATGACAGCATGTGTATCATGGAACCGGTGGTGGAGAACTCTGGGATACCACAG GGCAAGCTGATCAAGCGCCAGAGGCTGCCCAAGAATGACCGTGGCGACCACTACCACTGGAAAGATCTCAACGTGGGCATGGACCTGGTAGTGTACGGCACCGTCTACCGCGTCACACACTGTGACAGCTACACACAG GACTTCATGGAGAGCGAGGGTCTGGTTTTGAACGACGCTGAGCCGACCCCGGTCGACCCGTACATCCAGCGGCGCACCCAGCCTGGACGCTCCTACATCACCCCATCTGTCTTCGACCGCCTCAAGCAGTTCCTCACCATGGACCGCAAG GTGCTGCGTTTCTTTGCGCTGTGGGACCACACTGACTCTCTGTACGGGGAGGCCAGGCCTGTAACAATCCAGTACTATCTGGTGGATGACTCAGTGGAGATCCGAGAAGTCCATGAGCCCAACAGTGGCCGGGACCCATTCCCTGTGCTGCTACGCAGACAGAGGCTGCCCAAGAACATCAAACCAGCCTGCA AGCCCTTCCCTAGCTGTGTACTGGAGGTGTCCCCCCAGGAGGTGCACCAGTACTACTCGCCCAAGGACTTCCAGGTGGGCGAGACCCTGCAACTGATGGGCCGGCGCTTCCTGCTCTACGACTGTGACGAGTTCACCAAGGCCTACTATCAGAAGGAACACCCCGACCTGGAGCTCAAACCCAAACCTGTGGTCAAGAAGACCACAGAGCTGCACGACAGGCATGAG GTTCCGCCCTACAATGGTTTTGGTTCACTTGAGGACTCCCTTCAAAATTGCCTGTCTCTGATCCCTGAGCCCCCTAAGAAGGATCTAATGAAAATGCTGGAGAATGACCACAAAGTTCTGCGCTATGCTGCCAGGATG GACTCCCAGAATCCCCAGGACGAGGGCCGCCGCTTCATCTTCTCCTACTTCCTGTCCAGTGATATGATCAGCATCTTCGAGCAATCAACACGCAACTCCGGCATCATCAGCGGCCAGTTCCTGGAAAAGACACGCATCCCCAAGCCGGGCTGCACCGTGGACAAGCCCGAGTTCTATGGCCCGGCCGACTTTGCCATCGGAGACACCGTGGAGG TTTTCAGACACCGCTTTGTACTGACCGATGCTGACCACTACGTGCTGAAGTACCTGGAGTCCATCTCGGATCAACTCCCCTCTCGCACCCTGAACTCCCTGAGACAGAGGCTGGGCGTGGCTGACCAGGAGGTGGACCCCCACACTGACCCGCAGTCAG AGGACATTGAAAGAGCGGAAGCCTCTTCTTGA